The following coding sequences lie in one Cannabis sativa cultivar Pink pepper isolate KNU-18-1 chromosome 5, ASM2916894v1, whole genome shotgun sequence genomic window:
- the LOC115716674 gene encoding pentatricopeptide repeat-containing protein At4g31850, chloroplastic → MYCVSSSFSCGCAFSESSKGRDFRNLQFCTYGYLGNRLKMRSKQMSLLCGFVMKIQIEEKKKVGKSSKEVIRVLKSTTDPNSAFSYFMDVAGLPYVVHTTETCNYMLEVLMIHKRVKDMTVVFDFMQKNKVHRTLNTYLVVFKGLYLKGGIQQAPIALEKMRKAGFVLNAYSYDGLIYLLLQSGFCKEALEIYNKMVMKGMKPGLKIYSALMVAFGKRRDTQTVMCLLEEMEHLGLRPNMYTFNICIRALGRAGKIDEAFGVLKKMDEEGCEPNVITYTVLIDALCNAGKLDEAKALFVKMKASSHKPDLITYTTLLDKLSDCGELETLIEIWDEMEADGFAPDAVTFNVLIDALCKAGNVDKAFDTFGVMKERGISPSPHSYNALIGGLLRASRLDEALKLFGSMESMGVMTTAYTYTIFIDYYGKSGDSVKAIETFEQMKSKGIVPNIVACNASLYSLAETGRVEEAKEFFDGIKLSGLSPDSVTYNIMMQCYGKLGRVDEAIELHSEMVKQRCEPNLFVANSLIDMLIKNDRVEEAWQMFYGLRDMKLVPSVDIFNTLLVGLMKEGQVHKLIQIFVDMVEHGCPPNTNRLCNNVEVPVSLACKINKLFELHEEMCSRGSKPNTVTYNILISSLVKFNNVDEAIDFYYDHVGHDFAPSSCTYGPLIDGLFKSGRHEEAMLFFKEMGRYRCKPSCATFNILMNGFGKTGDVETVRRLFKRMVKEGIRPDLKSYTILVNSLCVSGKFDDALYYFEELKQTGLSLNSVCYELLIEALGRSGRVEEALCLYNEMQRRGIFPDLCTYNKLILNLGIAGMVDEAVSVYEELQVKGLKPDVFTYNALIRAYSTSGNPDHAYAVYKKMIVSGCDPNVRTFAQLTNL, encoded by the coding sequence ATGTATTGTGTTAGTAGTAGTTTCAGTTGTGGTTGTGCTTTTAGTGAGTCATCTAAGGGAAGAGACTTTAGAAATTTACAGTTTTGTACATATGGGTACTTGGGAAATAGGTTGAAGATGAGGAGCAAACAAATGAGTTTATTATGTGGGTTTGTTATGAAAATCCAAattgaagaaaagaagaaagttGGGAAATCTTCAAAAGAGGTTATAAGGGTTCTTAAGTCTACAACAGACCCAAATTCAGCTTTTTCATATTTCATGGATGTTGCTGGGTTACCTTATGTTGTTCACACCACTGAAACATGTAATTACATGCTTGAAGTTTTGATGATTCATAAGAGGGTGAAGGATATGACTGTTGTTTTCGATTTTATGCAGAAGAACAAGGTTCATCGAACTTTGAACACTTATCTTGTTGTTTTCAAAGGTCTTTACTTAAAGGGTGGAATTCAACAAGCACCAATTGCGCTTGAGAAGATGAGAAAGGCGGGGTTCGTTTTGAATGCTTATTCGTATGATGGGTTGATCTATTTGCTTCTTCAATCGGGGTTTTGTAAAGAGGCTTTGGAGATTTATAACAAAATGGTGATGAAAGGGATGAAGCCGGGGTTGAAGATTTATTCAGCGCTTATGGTAGCGTTTGGAAAGAGAAGGGATACTCAAACTGTAATGTGTTTGTTAGAAGAGATGGAACATTTGGGATTGAGGCCTAATATGTATACATTTAACATATGCATTAGAGCTCTTGGAAGAGCTGGGAAAATTGATGAGGCTTTTGGTGTATTGAAGAAAATGGATGAAGAGGGATGCGAGCCTAATGTTATTACTTATACCGTTCTCATTGATGCTCTGTGTAATGCAGGAAAACTCGATGAAGCAAAGGCGTTGTTTGTAAAGATGAAAGCTAGCAGTCATAAACCCGATCTTATAACTTACACTACTTTGTTGGACAAGTTAAGTGACTGTGGAGAATTGGAAACTCTGATAGAAATTTGGGATGAAATGGAAGCTGATGGTTTTGCTCCCGACGCAGTTACTTTCAACGTTCTTATTGATGCTTTATGCAAAGCGGGAAATGTTGACAAAGCATTTGATACTTTTGGTGTGATGAAGGAGAGAGGGATCTCACCTAGTCCTCATAGTTACAATGCCTTGATCGGGGGACTGTTAAGGGCGAGTAGACTGGATGAGGCTCTAAAACTTTTCGGTAGTATGGAATCTATGGGTGTCATGACTACTGCTTATACATACACCATTTTCATTGACTATTATGGTAAGTCTGGTGATTCTGTAAAAGCTATTGAGACCTTTGAGCAGATGAAAAGTAAAGGCATTGTTCCGAATATTGTGGCTTGTAATGCTTCTTTATATAGTCTTGCTGAAACAGGAAGAGTTGAAGAAGCAAAAGAATTTTTTGATGGGATCAAACTTAGTGGGCTTTCTCCTGATTCAGTTACTTACAACATAATGATGCAATGCTATGGAAAGTTAGGGAGAGTTGATGAAGCCATTGAGTTACATTCCGAGATGGTGAAACAACGGTGTGAGCCTAATTTATTCGTAGCTAATTCTTTAATCGATATGCTTATCAAGAATGACCGAGTAGAGGAAGCATGGCAAATGTTTTACGGATTGAGAGATATGAAACTTGTTCCTTCGGTTGATATCTTCAACACATTACTTGTTGGTTTAATGAAAGAAGGCCAAGTCCACAAATTGATTCAAATATTTGTGGATATGGTAGAGCACGGTTGTCCCCCGAACACAAATCGCCTTTGTAACAATGTTGAGGTGCCAGTTTCCTTGGCTTGTAAAATCAATAAACTCTTCGAATTACATGAAGAGATGTGTAGTAGGGGAAGCAAGCCTAACACTGTCACGTATAATATACTCATTTCAAGTTTAGTGAAATTCAATAATGTTGATGAGGCTATCGATTTCTACTACGATCATGTAGGTCATGATTTTGCCCCGTCCTCTTGTACGTACGGTCCACTAATTGATGGACTTTTTAAGTCAGGAAGACATGAAGAAGCAATGCTTTTCTTCAAGGAGATGGGAAGATATAGATGCAAACCGAGCTGTGCAACTTTCAATATTCTTATGAACGGTTTTGGGAAGACCGGAGATGTGGAAACTGTTCGAAGGTTGTTTAAAAGAATGGTTAAAGAAGGAATAAGACCCGACTTGAAGAGTTACACGATTCTTGTGAATTCTCTGTGTGTTTCGGGAAAATTTGATGATGCTTTGTATTACTTTGAGGAACTAAAGCAGACTGGACTTAGTCTTAATTCGGTTTGTTATGAGCTATTGATTGAGGCACTAGGAAGATCAGGAAGAGTAGAAGAAGCTTTATGTCTGTACAATGAAATGCAGAGACGAGGAATTTTTCCCGATCTTTGTACATACAACAAACTAATCCTCAATCTTGGGATTGCGGGAATGGTGGATGAAGCAGTGAGTGTTTATGAAGAACTTCAGGTGAAGGGTCTTAAACCCGATGTTTTCACCTACAATGCTCTAATTCGAGCTTACAGCACGTCTGGGAATCCAGACCATGCCTATGCTGTTTACAAGAAAATGATAGTTAGTGGCTGCGACCCGAATGTGAGAACGTTTGCTCAACTTACTAATCTCTAA